The proteins below are encoded in one region of Tomitella fengzijianii:
- a CDS encoding ABC transporter permease, with translation MSDILIDEPSLGGPDGPMSSGPDDPFIGDDPRERKKLYRLGGILLVVGIALLLFGLAASAIIMGVRVPAVLLGLIGIYAGLRRIGLARFGGDFDLTFVLSGVWLVVLVLAAILAPLLPLGEYKDTTATLGSKGYQPPSLFSDHPLGTNNFGLDLLSRSIYGAQASLIVAVAAVVIGIVVGGAIGICAGYFRGKTDTVIGVLTNSLLAVPALILLIALASVLEPNLRNISFALALLAIPSMIRIARANTIAFASREFVLAARAMGATRWRVMVRELAPNVALPLLSLGMVMISVMIVAEASLSFLGLGIKPPNPTWGNMIAEGQGGVFEQHPFIVLVPGVFLFLTVFAFNIVGEKAQKATAGRSGVKL, from the coding sequence ATGTCTGACATCCTTATCGACGAACCGTCCCTCGGCGGACCCGACGGGCCCATGAGCTCGGGCCCCGACGACCCCTTCATCGGCGACGACCCCCGCGAGCGCAAGAAGCTCTACCGGCTCGGCGGGATCCTCCTCGTCGTCGGAATCGCTCTGCTCCTGTTCGGGCTCGCCGCGTCCGCGATCATCATGGGCGTGCGCGTGCCGGCGGTGCTGCTGGGCCTGATCGGCATCTACGCGGGCCTGCGCCGGATCGGCCTCGCCCGCTTCGGTGGCGACTTCGACCTCACCTTCGTCCTGTCGGGGGTGTGGCTGGTAGTGCTCGTCCTCGCGGCGATCCTCGCGCCGCTGCTGCCGCTGGGCGAGTACAAGGACACCACCGCGACCCTCGGCTCGAAGGGGTACCAGCCTCCGAGCCTGTTCTCGGACCACCCGCTGGGCACCAACAACTTCGGGCTGGACCTGCTGTCCCGCTCCATCTACGGCGCGCAGGCATCGCTGATCGTGGCGGTCGCCGCCGTGGTCATCGGCATCGTGGTGGGCGGCGCCATCGGCATCTGCGCCGGCTACTTCCGCGGCAAGACCGACACGGTGATCGGCGTGCTCACCAACTCGCTGCTGGCCGTGCCGGCACTGATCCTGCTGATCGCGTTGGCCTCGGTGCTGGAGCCGAACCTGCGCAACATCTCGTTCGCGCTGGCCCTGCTCGCGATCCCCAGCATGATCCGCATCGCGCGGGCCAACACCATCGCCTTCGCCTCACGCGAGTTCGTGCTGGCGGCGCGGGCGATGGGCGCCACCCGCTGGCGCGTGATGGTCCGCGAGCTGGCGCCCAACGTGGCGCTGCCGCTGCTGTCGCTCGGCATGGTGATGATCTCGGTGATGATCGTCGCCGAGGCGTCGCTGAGCTTCCTCGGTCTGGGCATCAAGCCGCCCAACCCCACCTGGGGCAACATGATCGCGGAGGGCCAGGGCGGCGTGTTCGAGCAGCACCCGTTCATCGTGCTGGTGCCGGGCGTGTTCCTGTTCCTCACGGTATTCGCGTTCAACATCGTCGGCGAGAAGGCGCAGAAGGCCACCGCCGGTCGGTCCGGGGTGAAGCTGTGA
- a CDS encoding ABC transporter permease — MARVVIKKIVELVVVLFVVSIGTFSLVQLIPGDPAVASLGEGHTPAEYAAARDEMGLNDPFLTRYWDWLSGALQGDLGKSLLPPNSTVSSQISAALPVSVQLALMGLIIALVVAIPVAMWSARHEGGWVDRAISACTFGVLSIPSFLSGLLLIIVFVNYLGWFPRSQWVRFSEDPGQNLYHAILPAVTISLLEMAMFTRILRSDLCSTLRENFILVAKAKGMSNFRLLVSDALRPSSFSLITMLGISIGSMIGSTVIVEVLFSLPGMGSLIVRHAQQGDMPMVQGAVLVIAVIYVVINGIIDISYGYLDPRSRRANV; from the coding sequence ATGGCACGAGTCGTGATCAAGAAGATCGTCGAGCTCGTCGTGGTGTTGTTCGTCGTCAGTATCGGCACATTCTCTCTTGTGCAGCTGATACCCGGCGACCCCGCGGTGGCTTCACTCGGCGAAGGCCACACGCCCGCCGAGTACGCGGCGGCACGCGACGAGATGGGGCTGAACGACCCGTTCCTCACCCGGTACTGGGACTGGCTCTCCGGAGCGCTCCAGGGCGACCTGGGCAAGTCCCTGCTCCCGCCGAACAGCACCGTGAGCTCCCAGATCTCCGCCGCGCTGCCCGTGAGTGTGCAGCTGGCGTTGATGGGCCTGATCATCGCGCTCGTCGTGGCGATCCCCGTCGCGATGTGGTCCGCCCGGCACGAGGGCGGCTGGGTGGACCGCGCGATCAGCGCCTGCACGTTCGGCGTGCTGTCGATCCCCAGCTTCCTCTCCGGCCTGCTGCTGATCATCGTGTTCGTGAACTACCTCGGGTGGTTCCCGCGCTCGCAGTGGGTGCGCTTTTCGGAGGACCCGGGGCAGAACCTCTACCACGCGATACTCCCGGCCGTCACCATCAGCCTTCTCGAGATGGCGATGTTCACCCGCATCCTGCGCAGCGACCTGTGCTCCACGCTGCGGGAGAACTTCATCCTGGTGGCCAAGGCCAAGGGCATGTCCAACTTCCGTCTCCTGGTGAGCGACGCGCTCCGGCCGTCGTCGTTCTCGCTGATCACGATGCTCGGCATCTCGATCGGCTCGATGATCGGCAGCACCGTGATCGTGGAGGTCCTGTTCTCCCTCCCCGGCATGGGCTCGCTGATCGTCCGTCACGCCCAGCAGGGCGACATGCCGATGGTGCAGGGCGCGGTCCTGGTCATCGCCGTGATCTACGTGGTCATCAACGGCATCATCGACATCTCTTACGGATACCTCGACCCGAGGAGCCGACGCGCAAATGTCTGA
- a CDS encoding ABC transporter substrate-binding protein — protein MPHRTRRRTGRATRLAAALAAGALLVAGCSSASDSSSSGGTSGTIDPDAVATGWVGATHGDVDGAQDGGSLSYATYSSVTTLDPANRQDGGATGGTEMAAIYDVLMRFDNDSHEYLPQLAESLTPNADNTVWTLKLRDGVTFSDGTPLNSDAVVWSVNHYLEKRGTHSQIWNASVESTVAQDPLTVVYTLKRPWKEFPAMLTTGPGMIVAPSSMAGGEFTPVGAGPFTVSNFAPHDELALTARQGYWGGTPHLAELRFPAIVQEQGKVDAIKSGGVQAGYIRNVDVIHGAIAGGMSGWSYAANMSKVLLINSRDGRAGADPRVRQAIVAAVDPEVFDTRVEGGYGEPNSAMFPPSSKWSQDGDAPRYDPDKARALLDQAKADGFDGALTYSGVNEAAAQNSALAFQAMLQKVGFTVNLDLSSSISDLVKTMYAEHDYDIGYAAFNVLDDDPFVRLFGNLYSKSSANPMGYANPQMDDLLMQLQSAPDDDAKRDVLAKMQKLVDDTAPFATLGAGRAFIAMDDSVQGVKPNMDGIMLFDKAWIKGA, from the coding sequence ATGCCCCATCGCACCCGGCGCAGAACCGGCCGGGCTACCCGACTGGCCGCCGCGCTCGCGGCAGGCGCCCTGCTGGTGGCGGGTTGCTCGTCCGCGTCGGACTCGTCGTCGTCGGGCGGCACGTCCGGCACCATCGACCCGGACGCCGTCGCCACCGGCTGGGTCGGCGCCACGCACGGCGACGTCGACGGCGCGCAGGACGGCGGCAGCCTCTCCTACGCCACCTACAGTTCCGTCACCACGCTCGACCCGGCGAACCGCCAGGACGGCGGCGCCACCGGCGGCACCGAGATGGCCGCCATCTACGACGTCCTCATGCGCTTCGACAACGACTCCCACGAGTACCTCCCGCAGCTGGCCGAGTCGCTCACCCCCAACGCCGACAACACCGTGTGGACCCTGAAGCTCCGCGACGGCGTCACGTTCTCCGACGGAACGCCGCTGAACTCGGATGCCGTGGTGTGGAGTGTGAACCACTATCTGGAGAAGCGCGGCACCCACTCGCAGATCTGGAATGCCAGCGTGGAGTCGACGGTGGCGCAGGACCCGCTGACCGTGGTCTACACGTTGAAGAGGCCGTGGAAGGAGTTCCCGGCGATGCTCACCACCGGGCCGGGCATGATCGTGGCCCCGTCCTCGATGGCGGGCGGCGAGTTCACGCCCGTCGGCGCCGGCCCCTTCACGGTGAGCAACTTCGCCCCGCACGACGAACTGGCACTCACCGCGCGCCAGGGCTACTGGGGCGGCACCCCGCACCTGGCCGAGCTGCGTTTCCCCGCGATCGTCCAGGAACAGGGCAAGGTCGACGCCATCAAGTCCGGCGGGGTCCAGGCCGGGTACATCCGCAACGTGGACGTGATCCACGGTGCGATCGCGGGCGGCATGTCCGGGTGGTCCTACGCGGCCAACATGTCGAAGGTGCTGCTGATCAACTCGCGCGACGGCCGCGCGGGCGCGGACCCGCGCGTCCGCCAGGCGATCGTCGCCGCCGTCGACCCCGAGGTGTTCGACACGCGGGTCGAGGGCGGCTACGGCGAGCCGAACTCCGCGATGTTCCCGCCGTCGTCCAAGTGGAGCCAGGACGGCGACGCCCCCCGGTACGACCCCGACAAAGCGCGCGCACTGCTCGACCAGGCCAAGGCCGACGGGTTCGACGGCGCCCTGACCTACTCGGGCGTCAACGAGGCCGCCGCGCAGAACAGCGCGCTGGCCTTCCAGGCGATGCTGCAGAAGGTGGGCTTCACCGTGAACCTCGACCTCTCGAGCAGCATCAGCGACCTCGTGAAGACGATGTACGCCGAGCACGACTACGACATCGGCTACGCCGCGTTCAACGTGCTCGACGACGACCCGTTCGTCCGGCTGTTCGGCAACCTTTACAGCAAGTCCAGCGCCAACCCGATGGGGTACGCGAACCCGCAGATGGACGACCTGCTCATGCAGTTGCAGTCCGCTCCCGACGACGATGCCAAGCGCGACGTGCTGGCGAAGATGCAGAAGCTCGTCGACGACACCGCGCCGTTCGCCACGCTCGGCGCCGGCCGGGCCTTCATCGCGATGGACGACTCCGTGCAGGGAGTGAAGCCGAACATGGACGGCATCATGCTGTTCGACAAGGCGTGGATCAAGGGCGCCTGA
- a CDS encoding nuclear transport factor 2 family protein, with translation MSTPPEAATLIAAVEKSPAAVAVHDREGWLGLFSHDAEVCDPVGSRPNHGRAELTAFYETFIAPNDITFHVEHDTVAGMTVFRDLTLETVMGGRSGPGGTTAPGDVALRVPMHLRYDVVDVGGEGRTEDLRLELLHAHWELPSMIGQLLEHGVVGAGVGAKLVPRLLRNQRVGGTVGFGRALRRAGREGKSTLEDLLGALSSGDGAGARRRLAPDTPIELPGTGRSMPAEEFAGTPRGLRWRKLLSAGMTVTATIESDGARGVGLFEFDGRRDRVSRARLFLPR, from the coding sequence ATGAGCACCCCGCCCGAGGCCGCCACCCTCATCGCCGCCGTCGAGAAGTCCCCCGCCGCCGTCGCCGTGCACGACCGCGAAGGCTGGCTCGGCCTCTTCTCGCACGACGCCGAGGTCTGCGACCCGGTCGGCTCGCGCCCCAATCACGGGCGTGCCGAGCTCACCGCCTTCTACGAGACCTTCATCGCGCCGAACGACATCACGTTCCACGTCGAACACGACACCGTCGCCGGCATGACGGTGTTCCGGGACCTCACGCTCGAGACGGTGATGGGCGGGCGCTCCGGCCCCGGCGGCACGACGGCGCCCGGCGACGTGGCCCTGCGGGTGCCCATGCACCTGCGCTACGACGTGGTCGACGTCGGCGGCGAAGGGCGCACCGAGGATCTGCGGCTCGAACTGCTGCACGCGCACTGGGAGTTGCCGTCGATGATCGGGCAACTGCTCGAGCACGGCGTGGTCGGCGCCGGGGTCGGCGCCAAGCTTGTCCCGCGGCTGCTGCGCAACCAGCGAGTCGGGGGCACCGTGGGTTTCGGTCGCGCGCTGCGCCGTGCCGGGCGCGAGGGCAAGTCGACGTTGGAGGATCTACTGGGCGCGCTGTCGTCCGGGGATGGCGCCGGCGCGCGGCGGCGCCTGGCGCCGGATACGCCCATCGAACTGCCCGGCACCGGCCGGAGCATGCCCGCCGAGGAGTTCGCGGGTACGCCGCGCGGCCTGCGCTGGCGCAAGCTGCTGTCCGCGGGAATGACCGTCACCGCGACGATCGAGTCGGACGGCGCGCGGGGCGTGGGGCTGTTCGAGTTCGACGGTCGGCGCGACCGGGTCAGCCGCGCACGCCTTTTCCTCCCCCGGTGA
- a CDS encoding spermidine synthase: MGRGDRKGRSRRGGASDPGPGDGGPVAGVYEIDTGTCELVPDRFTPHGWVLKVNGVESSHVDLDDPRRLDFEYMRWFAALIEPRWAADHHLRALHLGGGACSMARYLADGYPDARQVVVEIDAAMAELVRGWFDLPRAPRLRLRAGEARTVLESLREETRDVIIRDVFSGAVTPQRLTTAEFTAEAVRVLAPGGIYMVNCGDTRDRRTARREAATMLQAFAHVVIVSDPAMLAGRRTGNIVLAGSDAPLGESPDTMRALLRGAVPARLWEVERVRRFASGAQVLRDAVVESRPGVVTGGGKGVRG; this comes from the coding sequence ATGGGGCGGGGAGACCGTAAGGGACGGTCACGGCGCGGTGGGGCATCCGATCCGGGCCCGGGCGACGGCGGTCCTGTCGCAGGCGTGTACGAAATTGACACCGGCACATGCGAACTGGTTCCGGACCGCTTCACGCCCCACGGCTGGGTGCTCAAGGTCAACGGCGTGGAGAGCTCCCATGTGGACCTGGACGATCCACGGCGGCTGGACTTCGAGTACATGCGGTGGTTCGCGGCGCTGATCGAACCGCGCTGGGCTGCGGACCACCACCTGCGGGCGCTGCACCTGGGCGGCGGCGCCTGCTCGATGGCCCGATACCTCGCGGACGGGTATCCCGATGCGCGGCAGGTGGTCGTGGAGATCGACGCCGCGATGGCGGAGCTGGTACGCGGTTGGTTCGACCTTCCGCGGGCGCCACGCCTGCGGCTGCGCGCGGGGGAGGCGCGTACGGTGCTCGAATCCCTCCGCGAGGAAACCCGCGACGTGATCATCCGCGACGTGTTCTCCGGCGCCGTCACGCCCCAGCGGCTGACGACTGCGGAGTTCACCGCCGAAGCCGTCCGCGTCCTGGCGCCCGGTGGCATCTACATGGTCAACTGCGGCGACACGCGCGACCGCCGCACCGCGCGGCGCGAGGCCGCGACGATGCTGCAGGCGTTCGCGCACGTGGTGATCGTCTCCGACCCGGCGATGCTGGCGGGGCGCCGCACCGGGAACATCGTCCTCGCGGGGTCAGATGCGCCGCTGGGGGAGTCGCCGGACACGATGCGGGCGCTACTGCGCGGGGCGGTGCCCGCCCGCCTGTGGGAGGTCGAACGGGTGCGACGCTTCGCCTCCGGCGCGCAAGTGCTGCGGGACGCCGTCGTGGAAAGCCGTCCCGGGGTCGTCACCGGGGGAGGAAAAGGCGTGCGCGGCTGA
- a CDS encoding fatty acyl-CoA synthetase encodes MSLDPHANTVDGVLRRSATRHPDRAALVFEGRTWTYRELDDAVSRGVGWLRSKGLRIGDRVAAFGTNSDAYLIGFLACARAGLVHVPVNYALRGEELAHVLRTTATRALLVDPDLEDAAAPVCGDLGVEMVLLLRDGASCFLDGVRGGAVPTYEELTEEGHVGGGDLAQLLFTSGTTSRPKGAMMTQRALMCEYVSCIMALDLTAEDRPLICMPLYHSAAMHVFMLPYLAVGAEITLLPAPDVAEILRTVEARRIGSLFLAPTVWVPLANHPDLEKRDLSSLTKAQYGASIMPVTVLQRLRGRYPELGFYNCFGQSEIGPLATVLRPEDHDDRPDSCGRPVFYVESRVVDADGDETADGEPGEVLYRSPQLCEGYWDDEPATAEAFRDGWFHSGDLVTRDAQGYITVVDRIKDVINTGGVLVASREVEDALYTHESVAEAAVVGMPDDKWIEAVTAVVVLRDGAPVTAESLIAHVSGRLSSFKVPKRVVFVDELPRNASGKLLKRELRERV; translated from the coding sequence ATGAGCCTGGACCCGCACGCCAACACGGTCGACGGCGTACTGCGCCGTTCCGCGACGCGCCACCCCGACCGTGCCGCCCTCGTCTTCGAGGGCCGGACGTGGACCTACCGGGAGCTCGACGACGCCGTGTCCCGCGGCGTCGGATGGCTCCGGTCCAAGGGATTGCGCATCGGCGACAGGGTGGCGGCGTTCGGCACCAATTCCGACGCGTACCTGATCGGGTTCCTCGCCTGCGCGCGGGCGGGGCTGGTGCACGTGCCGGTCAACTATGCGCTGCGCGGTGAGGAGCTGGCGCACGTCCTGCGCACCACGGCGACCCGCGCGTTGTTGGTGGACCCGGACTTGGAGGACGCAGCCGCGCCCGTGTGCGGCGACCTCGGCGTGGAGATGGTCCTGCTGTTGCGCGACGGAGCGTCCTGCTTCCTCGACGGAGTCCGCGGGGGCGCGGTGCCCACCTACGAGGAGCTCACGGAGGAGGGCCACGTGGGCGGCGGCGACCTGGCGCAGCTGCTGTTCACCTCCGGCACCACCTCCAGGCCCAAGGGTGCGATGATGACGCAGCGCGCGCTGATGTGCGAGTACGTCTCCTGCATCATGGCGCTCGACCTCACCGCCGAGGACCGGCCGCTGATCTGCATGCCGCTCTACCACTCGGCGGCGATGCACGTGTTCATGCTGCCGTACCTCGCGGTGGGGGCGGAGATCACGCTGCTCCCGGCGCCGGACGTGGCGGAGATCCTGCGGACCGTCGAGGCCCGGCGGATCGGCTCGCTGTTCCTCGCGCCCACGGTGTGGGTGCCGCTGGCGAACCACCCCGATCTGGAGAAACGCGACCTGTCGTCGCTGACGAAAGCCCAGTACGGTGCCTCGATCATGCCGGTGACCGTGCTGCAACGGCTGCGCGGGCGGTACCCGGAGCTGGGCTTCTACAACTGTTTCGGCCAGTCGGAGATCGGCCCGCTGGCCACCGTGCTGCGGCCCGAGGACCACGACGACCGGCCGGACTCGTGCGGCCGGCCGGTGTTCTACGTCGAGTCCCGGGTGGTGGATGCCGACGGCGACGAGACCGCGGACGGCGAGCCGGGCGAGGTCCTCTACCGTTCGCCGCAGCTGTGCGAGGGGTACTGGGATGACGAACCCGCCACGGCGGAGGCCTTCCGTGACGGCTGGTTCCACTCGGGAGACCTGGTCACGCGGGACGCGCAGGGCTACATCACCGTGGTCGACCGCATCAAGGACGTGATCAACACCGGCGGGGTGCTCGTGGCGTCCCGCGAGGTGGAGGACGCCCTCTACACGCACGAATCGGTGGCGGAGGCGGCGGTGGTCGGCATGCCCGACGACAAGTGGATCGAGGCGGTGACGGCCGTCGTCGTGCTCCGCGACGGCGCGCCGGTGACCGCGGAGTCCCTCATCGCGCATGTCAGCGGCAGGCTGTCGTCGTTCAAGGTCCCCAAGCGCGTGGTCTTCGTCGACGAGCTGCCCCGCAACGCCAGCGGCAAGCTGCTCAAGCGGGAGCTCCGCGAGCGCGTCTGA
- a CDS encoding pentapeptide repeat-containing protein, which translates to MEDTTGTAPTSGEADQVLADTLEDAVFDGADFTGATLQGANWTRVGFTGCSFRDTDLSGLVTEAATFTDCDFAGAVLTDSHHSGSAFRNCRFESASLHGSTLRHSSLLGSVFDRSRLRPLTLDEVDFTLAVLGETDLRKVDLSGCRLREAGLTGADLRDAVLTGADLTGAGVHGARLDGADLRGARVDPGLWVTASLRGARVDVEQAMAFTLAHGLSLG; encoded by the coding sequence ATGGAGGACACGACCGGCACCGCGCCGACGTCCGGAGAAGCGGACCAGGTGCTTGCGGACACGCTCGAGGACGCCGTGTTCGACGGCGCGGACTTCACCGGGGCCACCCTGCAGGGCGCCAACTGGACGCGCGTGGGCTTCACCGGCTGCAGCTTCCGCGACACCGACTTGTCCGGCCTGGTGACCGAGGCGGCGACGTTCACCGACTGCGACTTCGCCGGCGCCGTGCTGACCGACTCGCACCATTCGGGGAGCGCCTTCCGCAACTGCCGGTTCGAGTCCGCATCCCTGCACGGCAGCACGCTGCGCCACTCGTCCCTGCTGGGCAGCGTGTTCGACCGTTCCCGGCTGCGGCCGCTGACGCTGGATGAGGTCGACTTCACCCTCGCCGTGCTCGGCGAGACGGACCTGCGGAAGGTCGACCTGTCCGGCTGCAGGCTGCGCGAGGCGGGCCTGACGGGCGCCGACCTGCGCGACGCGGTGCTCACCGGAGCCGACCTCACCGGCGCAGGGGTGCACGGTGCGCGGCTGGACGGGGCGGATCTGCGCGGCGCGCGCGTCGACCCCGGTCTGTGGGTGACGGCGAGCCTGCGCGGCGCGCGGGTGGACGTGGAGCAGGCGATGGCGTTCACGCTCGCGCACGGGCTGAGCCTGGGGTGA
- a CDS encoding acyl-[acyl-carrier-protein] thioesterase, which yields MNGQVPARPGAAESADGAVSAPEPLQPMPESGPMFEDRRRVRTGDVDRDERLRLDGVARFLQDIAFDHIAQMPGDVNPVWVVRRSVIDVLRPIRWHSELHLQRWCSAMSTRWATMRVRLTSEETAGAPGGLIETEAFWISINPETGAPMRISDELEADLLARTTEHRLRWRPMLTAAAPAFTDGTDEQDFALRSADIDPMRHLNNAVYLQAVEDLLAEEPALRSAPHRVIIEYLRPVEPGARLRVRSAATDGGVGLWFLVDGVEHARARVQRLG from the coding sequence GTGAACGGGCAGGTCCCTGCGCGACCGGGTGCCGCCGAGTCCGCGGACGGCGCGGTGAGCGCGCCCGAGCCGCTGCAGCCCATGCCGGAATCGGGCCCCATGTTCGAGGACCGGCGCCGGGTGCGCACGGGCGACGTGGACCGGGATGAGCGCCTCCGCCTGGACGGGGTCGCCCGCTTCCTGCAGGACATCGCGTTCGACCACATCGCGCAGATGCCGGGCGACGTCAACCCGGTGTGGGTGGTGCGCCGCAGCGTCATCGACGTGCTCCGGCCGATCCGCTGGCACTCGGAGCTGCATCTTCAGCGCTGGTGCTCGGCGATGTCCACCCGCTGGGCCACGATGCGGGTGCGGTTGACGAGCGAGGAGACCGCGGGAGCCCCCGGTGGGCTGATCGAGACCGAGGCGTTCTGGATCAGCATCAACCCGGAGACGGGTGCGCCCATGCGCATCAGCGACGAGCTCGAGGCCGACCTGCTCGCGCGCACCACCGAGCATCGGCTGCGCTGGCGGCCCATGCTCACCGCCGCGGCCCCGGCGTTCACGGACGGGACGGACGAGCAGGATTTCGCGCTGCGATCCGCGGACATCGACCCCATGCGGCACCTCAACAACGCCGTCTACCTGCAGGCGGTCGAGGACCTGCTGGCGGAGGAACCGGCGCTGCGGTCGGCGCCGCACCGGGTGATCATCGAATACCTTCGCCCGGTGGAGCCCGGTGCGCGGTTGCGGGTGCGGAGCGCAGCGACGGACGGCGGCGTGGGCCTGTGGTTCCTGGTCGACGGCGTGGAGCACGCGCGGGCCCGGGTGCAGCGGCTCGGCTGA
- the htpG gene encoding molecular chaperone HtpG, whose translation MAPSVETREFQAQSRQLLDLMIHSIYTNKDSFLRELISNSSDALDKLRLAAFQDKDLDVDTSDLHIELIADPEARTLTVRDNGIGMSREEVVDLIGTLAKSGTGQLREALVAAKEAKDSDSPAAAEALIGQFGIGFYSTFMVADTVTLVSRKAGEDAGTKWQSHGEDTYTIEDVADAPQGTSVTLDLKPADDENHLFDYTSEQTLTGIIKRHSDFIAWPIRMEKTVPAPPPEEGEEPGEPTREVVTVNSQKALWTRPRSEVTDEEYAEFYRHVSHGWDSPLEVIPMKAEGTFEYQALLFIPSQAPFDLFQREHSRGVQLYVKRVFIMDDCEELMPEYLRFVKGVVDAQDLSLNVSREILQQDRQVRRIQKGLVRKVLATVAEMKDKRPDDYATFWEQFGRVLKEGLLSDADNQKKILEVSSFESTYTAAAQGDEEQGVEDQAGDGSDEYAPARTTLAGYIERAGADQDVVYYMTGESRQAVENSPHMEAFRAKGVEVLILTDPVDEVWVDAVQDFEGKRFQSIAKGEVDLDSEDERKAAEEEREKRSGEFAGLTGWMQELLSEDVKEVRLSTRLTESPACVVGDSFDITPQLEKMYRAMGQELPQMKRILEINPTHPLVTGLRAAHESRPDDAGLADTAHLVYGMAVLAEGGELSDPAAFAKLLGDKLSSAL comes from the coding sequence GTGGCACCCTCGGTGGAAACGCGCGAGTTCCAGGCGCAGTCGCGCCAGCTCCTGGATCTGATGATCCATTCGATCTACACCAACAAGGATTCGTTCCTGCGGGAGCTCATCTCGAACTCGTCCGACGCGCTCGACAAGCTGCGGCTGGCCGCGTTCCAGGACAAGGACCTGGACGTCGACACGTCCGACCTGCACATCGAGTTGATCGCGGATCCGGAGGCGCGCACGCTGACGGTGCGCGACAACGGCATCGGGATGTCACGCGAGGAGGTCGTCGACCTCATCGGCACCCTGGCGAAGTCCGGCACCGGTCAGCTGCGCGAGGCGCTCGTGGCGGCCAAGGAGGCCAAGGACTCCGACAGCCCCGCGGCGGCGGAGGCGCTGATCGGCCAGTTCGGCATCGGGTTCTACTCCACGTTCATGGTGGCCGACACTGTCACGCTGGTCTCACGCAAGGCGGGCGAGGACGCCGGCACCAAGTGGCAGTCGCACGGCGAGGACACCTACACCATCGAGGACGTCGCCGACGCGCCGCAAGGCACCTCGGTCACGCTGGACCTCAAGCCGGCGGACGACGAGAACCACCTGTTCGACTACACCTCCGAGCAGACGCTGACCGGCATCATCAAGCGGCATTCGGACTTCATCGCGTGGCCGATCCGCATGGAGAAGACGGTGCCCGCGCCGCCGCCCGAGGAGGGGGAGGAGCCGGGCGAGCCGACGCGCGAGGTCGTTACCGTCAACTCGCAGAAGGCGCTGTGGACCCGCCCGCGCAGCGAGGTCACCGACGAGGAGTACGCGGAGTTCTACCGGCACGTCAGCCACGGCTGGGACTCCCCGCTCGAGGTCATCCCCATGAAGGCGGAGGGCACCTTCGAGTACCAGGCGCTGCTGTTCATCCCGTCGCAGGCGCCGTTCGACCTGTTCCAGCGCGAACACAGCCGCGGCGTGCAGCTGTACGTCAAGCGCGTGTTCATCATGGACGACTGCGAAGAGCTCATGCCGGAGTACCTGCGCTTCGTCAAGGGCGTGGTGGACGCGCAGGACCTCTCGCTCAACGTCTCCCGCGAGATCCTCCAGCAGGACCGCCAGGTGCGGCGCATCCAGAAGGGGCTGGTGCGCAAGGTCCTGGCCACCGTCGCCGAGATGAAGGACAAGCGGCCCGACGACTACGCGACCTTCTGGGAGCAGTTCGGGCGGGTGCTCAAGGAGGGGCTGCTCTCCGACGCCGACAACCAGAAGAAGATCCTCGAGGTCTCGTCGTTCGAGTCGACGTACACCGCGGCGGCGCAGGGCGACGAGGAACAGGGCGTCGAGGATCAGGCCGGGGACGGTTCGGACGAGTACGCCCCCGCCCGCACCACTCTCGCCGGGTACATCGAGCGGGCCGGCGCGGACCAGGACGTCGTCTACTACATGACCGGCGAGTCGCGGCAGGCCGTCGAGAACTCGCCGCACATGGAGGCGTTCCGCGCCAAGGGCGTCGAGGTGCTCATCCTCACCGACCCCGTCGACGAGGTCTGGGTGGACGCGGTCCAGGATTTCGAGGGCAAGCGCTTCCAGTCGATCGCCAAGGGCGAGGTGGACCTGGACAGCGAGGACGAGCGCAAGGCCGCCGAGGAGGAACGGGAGAAGCGTTCCGGCGAGTTCGCGGGACTCACCGGCTGGATGCAGGAGCTGCTGTCCGAGGATGTCAAGGAGGTGCGGCTGTCCACGCGTCTCACCGAGTCGCCGGCGTGCGTGGTGGGCGACTCCTTCGACATCACCCCGCAGCTGGAGAAGATGTACCGGGCGATGGGGCAGGAGCTTCCGCAGATGAAGCGGATCCTCGAGATCAACCCCACGCACCCGCTGGTGACGGGCCTGCGCGCGGCGCACGAGTCCCGGCCGGACGACGCCGGGCTCGCGGACACCGCGCACTTGGTCTACGGCATGGCGGTGCTGGCAGAGGGCGGCGAGCTGTCCGACCCGGCCGCGTTCGCCAAGCTGCTGGGCGACAAGCTGTCCTCGGCGCTGTGA